The Prevotella melaninogenica genome window below encodes:
- a CDS encoding sigma-54 interaction domain-containing protein yields the protein MNTTELQRTKQRYNIVGNNDGLNRALDVALQVAPTDLSVLIIGESGVGKEIIPRVIHDNSPRRREKYFAINCGSIPEGTIDSELFGHEKGSFTGAIGDSEGYFGIANKGTIFLDEVGELPLATQARLLRVLETGEYIRVGGQEIRKTDVRIVAATNINMQKAVSEGKFREDLYYRLNTIPIQMPPLRDRGEDIVLLFRLFAMQMAEKYCLPKITLTDEARQILLQYKWPGNVRQLKNITEQMSVLSEKREIDAETLLHFIPRDQDSTQLATIQSGGSHSYESEREILYKILYELRGNVSDLRRDLNNVRKQLEESRQLNGASGFQPTPSTVSNLPATTNKQPITPTRTIEQVEDAVAEEISEPETLNLNDIGKQLVEKALERNNGNRKKAALELGISDRTLYRRIRQYGLDKD from the coding sequence ATGAATACAACAGAATTACAGAGGACCAAACAACGATATAACATTGTCGGAAACAACGACGGACTGAATCGTGCACTGGATGTTGCTTTACAGGTAGCACCCACTGATTTGTCTGTACTGATTATCGGTGAGAGCGGTGTTGGTAAGGAGATTATTCCACGTGTAATCCACGACAATTCTCCTCGTCGTCGCGAGAAATACTTTGCTATCAACTGTGGTTCTATCCCAGAAGGGACCATTGATAGTGAACTTTTCGGTCATGAGAAGGGTTCTTTCACAGGAGCTATTGGCGATAGTGAAGGTTATTTCGGTATAGCCAACAAAGGAACCATCTTCCTCGACGAGGTGGGTGAACTTCCTTTAGCAACACAAGCTCGATTACTTCGCGTTCTCGAAACAGGTGAATATATCCGTGTTGGTGGCCAGGAAATCCGTAAGACAGATGTACGTATCGTAGCTGCTACTAACATCAACATGCAGAAAGCTGTTAGCGAAGGTAAGTTCCGTGAAGATTTATACTATCGTCTTAACACTATTCCAATTCAGATGCCACCACTCCGTGATCGTGGCGAAGATATCGTTCTTCTCTTCCGCCTCTTTGCTATGCAGATGGCTGAGAAGTATTGTCTTCCAAAGATCACACTCACAGATGAAGCACGCCAGATTCTGTTACAGTACAAATGGCCTGGCAATGTTCGTCAATTAAAGAACATTACTGAGCAGATGTCTGTCCTAAGCGAGAAGCGTGAGATTGATGCAGAAACATTACTACATTTCATCCCACGTGACCAAGACAGCACACAGCTTGCTACGATACAAAGTGGGGGTTCACATAGCTATGAGAGTGAACGTGAGATTCTCTATAAAATTCTCTATGAGTTGAGAGGTAATGTAAGTGACTTACGACGTGACCTCAACAACGTTCGTAAGCAGTTGGAGGAAAGTAGACAACTCAATGGTGCAAGCGGTTTCCAGCCTACTCCGTCAACAGTTTCTAATCTTCCTGCTACCACAAACAAACAGCCTATCACTCCAACACGAACGATAGAACAGGTTGAAGACGCTGTGGCAGAAGAAATATCTGAACCAGAGACACTCAACCTCAACGACATTGGAAAGCAACTGGTGGAGAAAGCCTTAGAGCGTAACAATGGAAATCGTAAGAAAGCTGCTTTAGAGTTGGGCATCAGCGACCGCACACTCTATCGCCGAATCAGACAATACGGATTAGACAAAGATTAA
- a CDS encoding LptE family protein — MKIGKKFTSIRPLTWGVTAICLLLLVACSVSYKFNGASIDYSKVHTIQIADFPIRSTYVWRPMGPMFNNQLKDVFANHTRLQQVKRNGDMKIEGEITQYQQRNKSVSSEGYSAQTELSITVNVRFTNNTNHSQDFERQFTATSSYETVRSLNSVQEELVTQMVKDLTDQIFNATVANW; from the coding sequence ATGAAGATAGGAAAGAAATTCACATCTATCCGCCCATTGACATGGGGTGTGACAGCTATCTGCTTGCTCTTATTGGTAGCTTGTAGTGTATCCTATAAGTTTAATGGTGCAAGTATTGATTACAGTAAAGTACATACCATTCAGATTGCAGATTTCCCTATCCGCTCTACCTATGTATGGAGACCAATGGGACCAATGTTCAACAATCAATTGAAAGATGTCTTTGCTAACCACACACGCCTGCAGCAAGTAAAGCGTAATGGTGATATGAAGATTGAAGGTGAAATCACACAGTATCAGCAACGTAATAAAAGCGTATCAAGTGAAGGATATTCTGCACAAACAGAACTTTCCATCACTGTCAACGTGCGCTTCACAAACAATACAAACCATAGCCAAGACTTTGAACGACAGTTCACAGCTACTTCAAGCTATGAAACGGTACGTAGTCTGAATTCTGTACAGGAGGAACTCGTCACACAGATGGTGAAGGACCTTACCGACCAGATATTCAACGCAACTGTTGCAAACTGGTAG
- the secG gene encoding preprotein translocase subunit SecG, translated as MYTLFVILIVIAALLMIGVVLIQESKGGGLSSNFSSSNAIMGVRKTTDFVEKTTWGLAIAMVIISVASAYVAPSATTDASVVEKAALDDNTTNPNNLPNFGASQQKQAAPAAQAPTAPAVPAAPAK; from the coding sequence ATGTACACGTTATTCGTAATTCTTATCGTGATTGCAGCACTCTTGATGATTGGTGTCGTTCTGATTCAGGAATCAAAGGGCGGTGGTCTTTCATCAAACTTCTCATCATCTAATGCTATCATGGGTGTTCGCAAGACTACAGACTTTGTAGAGAAGACTACATGGGGCTTAGCTATCGCAATGGTTATTATCAGCGTAGCAAGTGCTTACGTTGCACCATCAGCAACCACAGACGCAAGTGTTGTTGAAAAAGCTGCATTAGATGACAATACAACAAACCCTAACAACTTGCCTAACTTCGGTGCAAGCCAGCAGAAGCAAGCTGCACCAGCAGCACAGGCACCTACTGCTCCAGCTGTACCGGCTGCACCAGCAAAATAA
- a CDS encoding IS1634 family transposase, which translates to MHANVQTRFNPATGDMAPYYRIKESYRDVQGHVHSLILLNIGFEPSLTAVQVRKIAYALTERFKTRSTPSLFKEHLDGLTPIEQAKADEWWSRMEKEGGIDRFNKEEQKSLRKYENYIDLETANYTDARNVGAEWLCKQTIDKLQLEGFLRKNGWTENAIHTALSALIVRTVYAVSERSSYYYLRDNSAAGELYSGVPGWTPGINSLYKITDKLYELKEQLERHLCSVTDDIFNIDNKLMLFDLTNFYFEGSKRNSDKAKFGRSKEKRSDCKLLVLALCINKEGFIRYSSILEGNTADPKSLPNMIDTLAKRNPSRTKDTLVIMDAGVATEENLELIKKKGYNYLCVSRTKMKDYTLSDDNKSVTVMDARRQKITLKEVKTEDDEDYYLEITSPSKAMTESSMNRVWRERFKMDLQRINEGISKKGGTKTYEKVVERTGRAIQKYPSIAKFYQISYIKNEKKPKEMLRVDWEIKDLSAMESGHGVYFLRSNVRTLSERVTWEYYNLIREIECTNRQLKNDLNLRPIYHQKDERSDAHLFFGLLAYWVVNTIRCQLKREGESCYWTEIVRRMSTQKLVTTKGKNPLGETIEMRQCGSPSKQAKQIYDKLNLKHSPFKKNKICRTQSP; encoded by the coding sequence ATGCACGCAAATGTACAGACACGATTCAACCCTGCAACAGGCGACATGGCTCCTTATTATCGCATCAAGGAGTCATATCGTGACGTGCAGGGTCATGTACATTCGCTAATTCTGTTGAACATCGGGTTCGAACCTTCACTTACTGCTGTACAGGTTCGAAAAATTGCATACGCTCTTACCGAACGCTTCAAAACCAGAAGTACACCCTCGCTTTTCAAAGAACACCTTGACGGTCTTACTCCTATTGAACAGGCAAAGGCTGACGAATGGTGGAGCCGTATGGAGAAAGAAGGTGGAATCGATCGGTTTAATAAGGAAGAGCAGAAGTCGCTGAGAAAATATGAGAACTACATAGACCTTGAGACGGCAAACTATACTGACGCAAGGAATGTTGGTGCAGAGTGGCTCTGCAAGCAGACAATAGACAAGCTGCAGTTAGAGGGTTTTCTGCGCAAAAATGGGTGGACGGAAAATGCGATACACACGGCTTTGTCAGCATTGATTGTTCGCACGGTATATGCTGTTTCTGAACGTTCATCTTATTATTATTTGCGCGATAACTCAGCTGCTGGCGAACTTTACAGTGGAGTTCCTGGCTGGACACCAGGGATCAATTCTCTGTATAAAATCACCGACAAGTTATATGAACTAAAGGAACAGTTAGAGCGTCATCTGTGCAGCGTTACTGACGATATCTTTAATATAGACAACAAGTTGATGCTCTTCGACTTAACCAACTTCTATTTCGAGGGTAGTAAGCGTAATAGCGATAAAGCCAAGTTCGGTCGTTCAAAAGAAAAACGCTCTGACTGTAAGCTACTTGTACTTGCATTATGTATCAATAAAGAAGGTTTTATACGTTATTCTTCTATCTTGGAGGGTAATACAGCAGATCCCAAGTCTCTACCCAATATGATTGATACGCTGGCAAAGAGGAATCCATCACGAACCAAGGATACGCTCGTTATCATGGATGCAGGTGTTGCCACGGAAGAGAACTTGGAGTTAATAAAGAAAAAGGGTTACAATTATCTCTGCGTATCTCGTACGAAAATGAAAGACTATACGCTCAGTGATGATAACAAGAGCGTTACAGTAATGGATGCCCGTCGGCAGAAGATAACGCTGAAAGAGGTTAAGACAGAGGATGATGAGGATTATTATCTCGAAATAACATCTCCTTCGAAAGCTATGACAGAGTCGTCCATGAACAGGGTTTGGAGAGAGCGTTTTAAGATGGACCTGCAGAGGATAAACGAAGGAATCTCCAAGAAAGGTGGAACGAAAACCTATGAAAAGGTTGTTGAACGTACAGGACGTGCCATACAGAAGTACCCTTCTATAGCGAAGTTCTACCAGATAAGCTACATAAAAAATGAGAAGAAACCCAAGGAGATGCTACGTGTAGACTGGGAGATAAAAGACCTCTCGGCAATGGAATCTGGTCATGGAGTCTATTTCCTCCGCAGCAATGTCAGGACACTTTCTGAGCGTGTGACATGGGAATACTACAATCTCATCCGTGAGATAGAATGTACGAACAGACAACTAAAGAATGATCTCAACCTCCGTCCTATTTATCATCAGAAAGATGAGCGAAGCGACGCACACCTTTTCTTCGGTTTATTAGCCTACTGGGTGGTAAACACCATCCGTTGTCAATTAAAACGAGAAGGAGAATCCTGTTACTGGACCGAGATAGTACGACGTATGAGCACCCAAAAGCTCGTCACCACAAAAGGGAAGAATCCATTAGGTGAAACCATCGAGATGCGCCAATGTGGTAGTCCTTCGAAGCAAGCAAAACAAATATACGATAAGTTGAACTTAAAACACTCACCATTCAAAAAGAATAAAATTTGTAGGACACAGAGTCCATAA
- a CDS encoding porin, with product MRKTIILSAMMLCSLLGKAQEAPKWINNVKLSGFGIVQYQYNGMNNNKSNSFNLRLGRVSLDGRILEDWAWKAQLQFNGNTSTLGASPRLVDLFIEWQKYDFFRVKAGQFKNPFTFDNPIHPIDQGFMSVAQGVQKLASFSDRAGAHPSNGRDIGVQIQGDFLKTAAGRNLVHYQVGVFDGQGINVKDVDQQKNIIGGVWVMPVEGMRLGWFGWTGSYARKGTWLDDTGATQKGVRSLQQRRYAFSAEYKVNDWTIRSEYVHSTGNAFAKALSNTDASAATDCNLSADGDKAQGVYALVIAPIIPKKLHAKARYDMYQPSDGAEKQRTQYDLGLDYEFTKNLALSGIYSYVHDRSMNSTGKPNYSMFDLELSFRF from the coding sequence ATGAGAAAAACAATTATCCTATCAGCAATGATGCTATGCTCACTTCTCGGTAAAGCACAGGAAGCACCAAAGTGGATTAATAACGTAAAATTGTCTGGCTTCGGTATCGTTCAGTACCAATACAATGGTATGAACAACAACAAGTCAAATAGTTTCAACCTCCGCTTAGGCCGTGTATCACTTGATGGTCGTATCCTTGAAGATTGGGCTTGGAAAGCACAGTTACAGTTCAACGGAAACACATCTACATTGGGCGCATCACCACGATTAGTCGACCTCTTTATTGAATGGCAGAAGTATGATTTCTTCCGTGTTAAAGCAGGACAGTTCAAGAATCCATTCACTTTTGACAACCCTATCCATCCTATCGATCAGGGATTTATGAGTGTAGCACAAGGTGTTCAGAAATTAGCAAGTTTCTCAGACCGAGCTGGTGCACATCCATCTAACGGACGTGACATCGGTGTACAGATACAAGGCGATTTCCTAAAGACAGCCGCAGGTAGAAATCTTGTTCACTATCAGGTAGGTGTATTCGATGGTCAAGGTATCAACGTAAAAGATGTTGACCAACAGAAGAATATCATTGGTGGTGTATGGGTAATGCCTGTTGAAGGCATGCGCTTAGGCTGGTTCGGATGGACTGGTTCGTATGCTCGCAAGGGAACATGGCTTGATGATACTGGTGCAACACAAAAAGGTGTACGCAGTCTGCAACAACGACGCTATGCCTTCTCTGCAGAATACAAAGTTAACGATTGGACCATACGCTCTGAATACGTACACTCTACTGGTAACGCCTTCGCTAAAGCACTGAGCAACACAGATGCTTCGGCAGCTACAGACTGCAATCTTAGTGCAGATGGAGACAAAGCTCAGGGTGTTTATGCTTTAGTCATTGCGCCTATCATTCCTAAGAAGCTACATGCCAAGGCACGTTACGATATGTATCAGCCATCTGATGGTGCTGAAAAGCAGCGTACACAATACGACTTAGGACTTGACTACGAGTTCACCAAAAACCTTGCATTGAGTGGTATTTATTCTTATGTTCATGACCGCTCTATGAATAGTACAGGTAAACCAAACTATTCAATGTTTGACTTAGAATTAAGTTTCCGTTTTTAA
- a CDS encoding ATP-binding protein — MDAFFRTHTYLVEHVNAPVRRRLMDEINWDDRLIGIKGTRGVGKTTFLLQYAKERYGATDCQCLYVNMNNFYFQGRGIADFAGEFYRHGGKVLLIDQVFKQPDWSHELRQCYDNYPELKIVFTGSSVMRLKEENPELNGIVKSYNLRGFSFREYLNLQTNQQFEPYTLKDIINNHEEITRYILSKVSLMKYFADYIHHGFYPFFLEHRNFSENLLKTMNMMTEVDILLIKQIDLKYLTKIKKLFYLLALEGPKAPNISNLAKDINTSRATVMNYIKNLADARLINLVYPVGQEFPKKPAKVMLQNSNLIYAIYPIQLDEQQLMETFFVNALQEVCSVNEGNKQGTYIINQKEKFKVCDTGKTKKRFSTDTTYTIYNTEVGKDNQVPLWLIGFLY; from the coding sequence ATGGACGCATTCTTTCGCACGCATACTTACTTGGTGGAGCATGTAAATGCCCCAGTGCGTCGTCGTCTCATGGATGAGATTAATTGGGACGACCGGCTCATTGGCATCAAGGGTACGCGAGGCGTAGGTAAAACGACCTTCCTCCTACAATATGCCAAAGAGCGCTATGGCGCTACTGATTGCCAATGCCTTTATGTAAATATGAATAACTTTTACTTCCAAGGCAGAGGTATAGCAGACTTCGCTGGCGAGTTTTATCGTCATGGCGGAAAAGTCTTGCTGATTGATCAAGTGTTCAAACAGCCTGATTGGAGTCATGAACTCCGTCAATGCTATGACAATTATCCTGAGTTGAAGATAGTTTTCACTGGCTCAAGTGTCATGAGACTGAAAGAAGAAAACCCTGAACTTAATGGCATTGTTAAGAGCTATAACCTGAGAGGTTTCTCTTTTCGCGAATACTTGAATTTACAAACAAACCAACAGTTTGAGCCTTACACATTAAAGGATATTATAAACAACCACGAGGAGATAACAAGATATATTCTCTCAAAGGTTAGCCTGATGAAGTACTTTGCAGACTATATTCACCACGGCTTTTATCCCTTCTTCTTAGAACATCGTAACTTCTCAGAGAATCTACTGAAGACGATGAATATGATGACAGAGGTAGATATCCTTCTCATCAAACAAATAGACTTGAAATATCTGACCAAGATTAAAAAGTTATTTTACCTTCTTGCCTTGGAAGGTCCTAAGGCTCCAAACATCAGCAACCTTGCTAAAGATATCAACACAAGCCGTGCTACGGTAATGAATTATATCAAGAATCTTGCTGATGCACGACTTATCAACCTTGTATATCCAGTAGGACAAGAGTTTCCTAAAAAGCCTGCAAAGGTTATGTTACAGAACTCTAACTTGATATATGCCATCTACCCCATCCAACTTGACGAACAGCAACTCATGGAGACATTCTTTGTAAATGCGTTACAAGAGGTATGCTCGGTAAATGAAGGTAATAAACAAGGCACATATATTATCAATCAAAAAGAAAAGTTTAAGGTATGTGATACTGGAAAGACTAAAAAGCGATTTAGCACAGACACAACCTATACTATATACAATACTGAGGTGGGAAAGGACAATCAAGTACCACTTTGGCTAATAGGTTTCCTATATTAG
- the nifJ gene encoding pyruvate:ferredoxin (flavodoxin) oxidoreductase, whose product MAKEKKFITCDGNEAAAHVSYMFSEVAAIYPITPSSPMAEHVDEWSARGRKNLWGQTVSVQEMQSEGGAAGAVHGSLQSGALTTTFTASQGLLLMIPNMYKIAGELLPCVFNVSARTLASHALCIFGDHQDVMACRQTGFAMFCSGSVQEVMDLSAVPHLASLKTSVPFINFFDGFRTSHEYHKIECLDQEDIRPLVDEEDIKRFRDRAMTPERPVVRGTAENPETFFTHREASNSAYENVAEVVEHYLGEISKITGREYHLFDYYGAKDAENIIILMGSATEAAREAIDYLMSQGKKVGMIAVHLYRPFSVKHLLAAVPKSVKRIAVLDRTKEPGAEGEPLYLDVKSAFYDVENKPLIVGGRYGLGSSDTTPAKIIAVYDNLELPEPKNHFTVGIVDDVTFTSLPEVEEIPLGGESTYEAKFYGLGADGTVGANKNSVKIIGDNTNKYCQAYFSYDSKKSGGFTCSHLRFGDNPIRSTYQVNTPNFVACHVQAYLNMYDVTRGLRKNGTFLLNTIFDGEELVHFIPNKVKRYFAKNNISVYYINATKIAQEIGLGNRTNTILQSAFFRITEVIPLDLAVDQMKKFIVKSYSKKGQDVVDKNFAAVDRGNEYKQLTVDPAWANLSDDDAKVDDAPAFVKELVRPMNAQAGDLLKVSDFVNHGTVDGTWSVGTAAFDKRGVATFVPKWDAENCIQCNKCSYVCPHACIRPFVLDEAEKANFNEETLDVIAPKQLKGMQFRIEVSVLDCTGCSNCADVCPGKKGNKALSMTQFVAGEEEANHRAANWDYLVKNVKSKQNLVDIKSNAKNSQFAQPLFEFSGACAGCGETPYVKLVSQLFGDREMIANATGCSSIYSASVPSTPYTTNEEGHGPAFNNSLFEDFCEFGMGMAMGNKKMRERIAVLLNDSMANDHTPAEFKEAAQEWLDNMNDADASKVAAAKLKPLIAAGAEKGCPVCAELKTLDHYLVKRSQWIIGGDGASYDIGYGGLDHVIASGEDVNILVLDTEVYSNTGGQSSKSTPLGAIAQFAAKGKRIRKKDLGLMATTYGYVYVAQIAMGADNAQTLKAIREAEAYPGPSLIIAYSPCINHGLKVKGGMGRSQAQEANAVACGYWQLWRYNPLLAEEGKNPFSLDSKEPEWDKFQDFLHSEVRFLSVLKAYPNEGEELFKACEDMAKLRYKSYVRKTQEDWSEEA is encoded by the coding sequence ATGGCTAAAGAAAAGAAGTTTATCACTTGTGATGGTAACGAGGCCGCTGCTCACGTGAGCTACATGTTCTCTGAGGTAGCAGCTATCTATCCTATCACTCCATCATCTCCAATGGCTGAGCACGTAGACGAGTGGTCAGCACGTGGTCGTAAGAACCTTTGGGGTCAGACAGTAAGCGTTCAGGAGATGCAGTCAGAGGGTGGCGCAGCTGGTGCCGTACATGGTTCACTGCAGTCTGGTGCTCTCACGACAACCTTCACCGCATCACAGGGTCTTCTCTTGATGATTCCTAACATGTATAAGATTGCTGGTGAACTTTTGCCATGTGTATTCAACGTTTCAGCACGTACACTCGCAAGTCACGCTCTTTGTATCTTCGGTGACCACCAGGACGTAATGGCTTGCCGTCAGACAGGTTTCGCTATGTTCTGTTCAGGTTCTGTTCAGGAGGTTATGGACCTCTCTGCAGTTCCTCACCTTGCTTCATTGAAGACATCAGTACCATTCATCAACTTCTTCGATGGTTTCCGTACATCACACGAGTATCATAAGATTGAGTGCCTTGACCAGGAAGATATCCGTCCATTGGTTGACGAGGAAGATATTAAGCGTTTCCGCGATCGCGCAATGACTCCAGAGCGTCCAGTAGTTCGTGGTACAGCTGAGAACCCTGAGACATTCTTCACACATCGTGAGGCATCTAACAGTGCTTACGAGAATGTAGCAGAGGTTGTTGAGCACTATCTCGGCGAAATCTCAAAGATTACAGGCCGTGAGTATCACCTCTTCGATTACTATGGTGCTAAGGATGCAGAGAACATTATCATCTTGATGGGTTCAGCTACAGAGGCAGCTCGTGAGGCTATCGACTACTTGATGTCTCAGGGTAAGAAGGTTGGTATGATTGCTGTACACCTCTATCGTCCATTCTCAGTTAAGCACTTGCTCGCTGCAGTTCCAAAGTCTGTTAAGCGTATCGCAGTTCTTGACCGTACTAAGGAACCAGGAGCAGAGGGTGAGCCATTGTACCTCGATGTTAAGAGTGCATTCTATGATGTTGAGAATAAGCCATTGATCGTTGGTGGTCGTTATGGTCTCGGTTCTTCAGATACAACACCAGCTAAGATTATCGCTGTTTATGACAACCTCGAGTTACCAGAGCCAAAGAATCACTTCACTGTAGGTATCGTTGATGACGTAACCTTCACTTCTCTCCCAGAGGTTGAGGAGATTCCATTGGGTGGTGAAAGCACATACGAGGCTAAGTTCTATGGTCTTGGTGCTGACGGTACCGTTGGTGCTAACAAGAACTCAGTAAAGATTATCGGTGACAACACTAATAAGTACTGTCAGGCCTACTTCTCTTATGACTCTAAGAAGTCTGGTGGTTTCACTTGTTCTCACCTCCGCTTCGGTGATAATCCAATCCGTTCTACTTATCAGGTAAATACACCTAACTTCGTAGCTTGTCACGTTCAGGCTTACTTGAACATGTACGACGTTACACGTGGTTTGCGTAAGAATGGTACATTCTTGTTGAACACTATCTTTGATGGTGAGGAACTTGTACACTTCATTCCTAATAAGGTTAAGCGTTACTTCGCAAAGAACAATATCAGCGTTTACTATATCAACGCTACTAAGATTGCACAGGAAATTGGTCTTGGCAACCGTACCAATACTATCCTCCAGTCTGCATTCTTCCGTATTACTGAGGTAATTCCTCTCGACCTTGCTGTTGATCAGATGAAGAAGTTCATCGTTAAGAGTTACAGTAAGAAGGGTCAGGACGTTGTAGACAAGAACTTCGCTGCTGTTGACCGTGGTAACGAGTACAAGCAGTTAACTGTTGACCCAGCATGGGCTAACCTCTCTGATGACGATGCTAAGGTAGACGATGCACCAGCATTCGTTAAGGAACTTGTTCGTCCAATGAACGCACAGGCAGGTGACCTCTTGAAGGTTTCTGACTTCGTTAATCATGGTACTGTTGACGGTACATGGTCAGTAGGTACAGCAGCTTTCGACAAGCGCGGTGTTGCGACCTTCGTTCCAAAGTGGGATGCAGAGAACTGTATCCAGTGTAACAAGTGTTCATACGTTTGTCCTCATGCTTGTATCCGTCCATTCGTATTGGATGAGGCTGAGAAGGCTAACTTCAACGAAGAGACACTCGACGTCATCGCTCCAAAGCAGCTCAAGGGAATGCAGTTCCGTATTGAGGTGTCAGTTCTCGACTGTACAGGTTGTAGCAACTGTGCTGATGTATGTCCAGGTAAGAAGGGTAACAAGGCTCTCTCTATGACACAGTTCGTTGCTGGAGAGGAAGAGGCTAACCACCGTGCAGCTAACTGGGATTACCTCGTTAAGAACGTTAAAAGCAAGCAGAACTTGGTAGATATCAAGTCAAACGCTAAGAACTCTCAGTTTGCTCAGCCTTTGTTCGAGTTCTCAGGTGCTTGTGCTGGTTGTGGTGAGACTCCATACGTTAAGCTTGTTTCACAGCTCTTCGGTGATCGTGAGATGATTGCTAACGCTACAGGTTGTTCTTCAATCTACTCAGCTTCAGTACCTTCTACTCCATACACAACTAACGAGGAAGGTCATGGTCCTGCATTCAACAACTCACTGTTTGAGGACTTCTGTGAGTTCGGTATGGGTATGGCTATGGGTAACAAGAAGATGCGCGAGCGTATCGCTGTACTTCTTAACGATTCTATGGCTAACGACCATACACCTGCAGAATTCAAGGAGGCTGCTCAGGAATGGCTTGACAACATGAATGATGCTGATGCATCTAAGGTTGCTGCTGCTAAGCTGAAGCCATTGATCGCTGCTGGTGCTGAAAAGGGATGCCCTGTATGTGCAGAGCTGAAGACACTCGACCACTATCTCGTTAAGCGTAGCCAGTGGATTATTGGTGGTGACGGTGCTTCTTACGATATCGGTTACGGTGGTCTCGACCACGTTATCGCTTCTGGTGAGGACGTTAACATCTTGGTTCTTGATACTGAGGTTTACTCTAACACTGGTGGTCAGAGTTCTAAGTCTACTCCACTCGGTGCTATTGCTCAGTTCGCAGCTAAGGGTAAGCGTATCCGCAAGAAGGACCTCGGTCTGATGGCAACTACATACGGTTATGTTTATGTAGCTCAGATTGCTATGGGTGCTGACAATGCACAGACATTGAAGGCTATCCGTGAGGCTGAGGCATATCCAGGACCATCACTCATCATCGCTTACTCTCCATGTATCAACCATGGTTTGAAGGTGAAGGGCGGTATGGGTCGTAGCCAGGCTCAGGAAGCAAATGCTGTTGCTTGTGGTTACTGGCAGCTCTGGCGTTACAACCCACTGTTGGCTGAAGAGGGCAAGAACCCATTCTCACTCGATTCTAAGGAACCAGAATGGGATAAGTTCCAAGACTTCCTTCACAGTGAGGTTCGTTTCCTCTCTGTCCTCAAGGCTTATCCAAATGAGGGCGAGGAGCTCTTCAAGGCTTGTGAAGATATGGCTAAGCTCCGTTACAAGAGCTATGTTCGCAAGACTCAGGAAGACTGGAGCGAGGAGGCATAA
- a CDS encoding DUF1648 domain-containing protein codes for MKSKILSLAIIIAITVIALYCILSGPETIILHWDIGGEAESYGSKYLILVLPVISLIVFLLVINQEKHPYDTSLVSGKTRKNRNPKALRDIMPILLLVILYLTACSVQIISMSSIVPFSLIIIAIILFMYKSRKSTKL; via the coding sequence ATGAAAAGTAAAATCCTATCATTAGCCATTATCATTGCAATTACAGTAATTGCATTATATTGTATTCTGAGTGGACCTGAGACGATTATCCTACATTGGGATATTGGTGGAGAAGCAGAAAGCTATGGTTCTAAGTATCTTATACTGGTACTTCCAGTTATTTCATTAATCGTTTTCTTGCTGGTTATCAATCAAGAAAAGCATCCATACGACACAAGTCTTGTGAGCGGAAAAACTCGAAAGAACAGGAATCCGAAAGCACTTCGTGATATAATGCCAATCCTATTGTTGGTTATATTGTATCTTACAGCATGTTCTGTCCAAATAATTTCCATGTCATCAATAGTACCCTTCTCTCTTATTATTATTGCTATAATTCTCTTTATGTATAAATCACGCAAGTCGACAAAGCTATAA